In Anas acuta chromosome 5, bAnaAcu1.1, whole genome shotgun sequence, a single window of DNA contains:
- the LYSET gene encoding lysosomal enzyme trafficking factor, producing MMNFRQRMGWIGVGLYLLASAAAFYYVFEINETYNKLALEHIQQHPKEPQEGTTWTHSLKVRLLSLPFWLWTIIFLIPYLQMFLFLYSCTRADPKTVGYCIIPICLAVICNRHQTFVKASNQISRLQLIDT from the coding sequence ATGATGAACTTCCGCCAGAGGATGGGATGGATTGGTGTGGGGTTGTACTTGCTAGCAAGTGCTGCAGCTTTTTATTATGTCTTTGAAATCAATGAGACTTACAACAAACTAGCACTGGAGCACATTCAGCAACATCCCAAGGAACCACAGGAAGGAACCACATGGACGCACTCCTTAAAAGTACGACTGCTATCCTTGCCTTTTTGGCTGTGGACTATAATCTTTTTAATACCATATTTACAGATGTTCTTGTTCCTCTATTCCTGTACGAGAGCTGACCCCAAAACTGTCGGCTATTGCATCATTCCTATCTGCTTGGCTGTTATTTGCAATCGTCATCAAACATTTGTGAAGGCCTCTAATCAGATCAGTAGATTACAGCTGATTGACACTTAA